In Blastocatellia bacterium, the following are encoded in one genomic region:
- a CDS encoding radical SAM protein, translated as MAKAIKYVEKGLAVTANALWHVYEPLNRIKPNPSFTPKWSDKPLLKSYEKTKPPLGWPRTTDSLCPKCVPEIRQQIIDGKLPHEILLNEKVGEIKAQIIERDGKILMVKDCEKHGHFEDVMSIDPAFSEHLEKSFPGRDILAHNDEKLHNHGSSTVKHGRGSVLTIDLTNRCNMMCDPCFMDANQVGFVHELSWEDIKTMLDNAISIKPRRQMSVQFSGGEPTLSPYFFDAIRYARKVGYNSVQAATNGIEFAKSAEFCKQAAEAGLRYAYLQFDGIGNAANEHRMVGNLFDVKLRAIENLHAAGVEIVPVTTIVNGINNEQVGRIIKFALDNPKKISFLSFQPVSFTGRDEEVTDERRHAQRYTLSHMAHDIKNQTGIGEPTRDWFPISFMSTFSDWADLVHGPDKEWGQLSCGCHPNCGIGMAVMIDKETKEAAPVTAFLDADQFAKDLMRVNDAARGKFLSLVGAGLALLRNYDPFKAPTHFRIKDLMMKFDKSFGASGKDYGKVSGDRTVQDIEKRRRDRWNFLFIAGMWFQDLFNYDFRRTEQCIIPYATQEGEISFCAYNTGVGWRNIIEKMHMTATLTKWYEEYGRHEIFAGGKAVPLNSTAHSLLLDDAIVTNEVQHDLDELGIAKNARQEKQRARAMKMSQQDNERMAKLYRQHILKEESGPEAQIVQLKINKPKPQTDVTPAGFGD; from the coding sequence ATGGCAAAAGCAATCAAGTACGTGGAGAAAGGATTGGCAGTGACGGCCAATGCCCTGTGGCATGTGTACGAGCCGCTCAATCGCATCAAACCGAATCCTTCTTTCACGCCGAAATGGTCAGATAAGCCGCTGCTGAAGTCTTACGAGAAGACCAAGCCGCCCCTCGGTTGGCCGCGCACCACCGACAGCCTCTGCCCGAAGTGCGTGCCCGAAATTCGCCAGCAGATCATTGACGGCAAGCTGCCGCACGAGATTCTGCTCAACGAAAAAGTTGGCGAGATTAAAGCTCAGATCATCGAGCGCGATGGCAAAATCTTGATGGTTAAGGACTGTGAAAAGCACGGCCACTTTGAAGACGTGATGTCAATCGACCCGGCTTTCTCAGAACACCTTGAAAAATCCTTCCCAGGCCGCGACATCCTCGCCCATAACGACGAGAAGCTGCACAACCACGGATCGAGTACCGTCAAGCACGGGCGCGGCTCGGTGTTGACGATTGACCTGACGAACCGCTGCAACATGATGTGCGACCCGTGCTTCATGGATGCCAACCAGGTCGGCTTCGTGCACGAGCTGTCGTGGGAAGACATCAAGACGATGCTCGACAACGCCATCTCGATCAAGCCGCGCCGCCAGATGTCCGTGCAGTTTTCGGGCGGCGAGCCGACGCTGTCGCCATACTTCTTCGACGCCATTCGTTACGCGCGTAAGGTCGGCTACAATTCGGTGCAGGCGGCAACCAACGGCATCGAATTCGCCAAGAGCGCCGAGTTCTGCAAGCAGGCCGCCGAAGCCGGTTTGCGTTACGCCTATCTGCAATTTGATGGCATCGGCAACGCGGCGAACGAACACCGCATGGTCGGCAACCTCTTTGACGTTAAGCTGCGCGCCATCGAGAACCTGCACGCTGCCGGCGTCGAGATCGTCCCGGTGACCACCATCGTCAACGGCATCAACAACGAGCAGGTCGGGCGCATCATCAAGTTCGCGCTCGATAACCCCAAGAAGATATCCTTCCTGTCATTCCAGCCGGTGTCGTTCACGGGCCGCGACGAAGAGGTCACAGACGAGCGCCGCCACGCCCAGCGTTACACGCTGTCGCACATGGCGCACGACATCAAGAACCAGACGGGCATCGGCGAGCCGACGCGCGACTGGTTCCCGATCTCGTTCATGAGCACCTTCTCTGATTGGGCCGACCTCGTGCACGGGCCGGACAAGGAGTGGGGCCAGCTGAGCTGCGGCTGCCACCCGAACTGCGGCATCGGCATGGCGGTGATGATCGATAAAGAGACCAAGGAAGCGGCGCCGGTGACCGCCTTCCTTGACGCCGACCAGTTCGCCAAAGACTTGATGAGGGTGAACGACGCGGCGCGCGGCAAATTCCTGTCGCTCGTCGGCGCCGGCCTGGCGCTGCTGCGCAACTATGATCCGTTCAAAGCGCCGACCCACTTCCGCATCAAGGACCTGATGATGAAGTTCGACAAATCATTCGGCGCCAGCGGCAAAGATTACGGCAAGGTCAGCGGCGACCGCACCGTTCAAGACATCGAGAAGCGCCGGCGCGACCGCTGGAACTTCCTCTTCATCGCCGGCATGTGGTTCCAGGATTTGTTCAACTACGACTTCCGCCGCACAGAGCAGTGCATCATCCCCTATGCGACGCAAGAAGGCGAGATCAGCTTCTGCGCGTACAACACGGGTGTGGGCTGGCGCAATATCATTGAGAAGATGCACATGACGGCGACGCTGACGAAGTGGTACGAAGAGTATGGCCGCCACGAAATCTTCGCCGGCGGCAAGGCGGTGCCGCTCAACAGCACGGCGCATTCGCTGTTACTTGATGATGCCATCGTCACCAACGAAGTGCAGCACGACCTGGACGAGCTCGGCATTGCCAAGAACGCCCGCCAGGAGAAGCAGCGCGCCCGCGCCATGAAGATGAGCCAGCAGGATAACGAGCGCATGGCGAAGCTCTACCGCCAGCACATCCTGAAGGAAGAGTCCGGGCCGGAGGCACAGATCGTACAGTTGAAGATCAACAAGCCAAAGCCGCAGACCGACGTCACGCCCGCAGGCTTCGGTGATTGA
- a CDS encoding helix-turn-helix transcriptional regulator, whose translation MIQVKLDEVLEEKGHTLYWLAKETGISHNTLWRMNKGLSTGITFDVLDRITDALECEPSDILVKVVEGKKKSKGNS comes from the coding sequence ATGATACAGGTGAAACTAGATGAGGTACTAGAAGAGAAGGGCCATACTCTCTATTGGCTGGCTAAGGAAACTGGCATCAGTCACAACACGCTATGGAGAATGAATAAGGGTTTATCTACGGGGATCACATTTGATGTGCTAGACCGGATTACTGATGCTCTTGAATGTGAGCCTAGCGATATTCTAGTCAAAGTAGTAGAGGGCAAAAAGAAATCCAAGGGTAATAGCTAG
- the mutY gene encoding A/G-specific adenine glycosylase, producing the protein MESDGSAHARNHQVFPSHRSRSRLVARLLDWFAKHKRPLPWRAARDPYRIWISEVMLQQTQAATVIPFYRRFLEQFPNLAALAAADDRRLMKAWEGLGYYARARHLRAAARTILREHGGKLPASPEALRQLPGFGPYTAAAVASLAFGADCAAVDGNVLRVLARVYAVDADIRRATTRRRVQQLADALMPAGRAGAFNEALMELGALVCKPKRPLCHECPIRRFCRAFQEGRATAFPVKSARPAVPHHEIAIGVVHRHGKVLIALRPAEGLLGNLWEFPGGKRQPGETLAECCRREIKEETGLDVEVGESFAIVPHSYTHFRITLHAFHCHYQGGRAAARLSQAVRWVKPDELDNYAFPKANKEIIAQLKSVKTGEQLPTR; encoded by the coding sequence ATGGAAAGTGACGGCTCCGCACATGCGCGCAACCATCAAGTCTTCCCGAGCCATCGCTCGCGGAGCAGACTGGTCGCCCGGTTGCTCGATTGGTTTGCCAAACACAAGCGCCCGCTGCCGTGGCGGGCGGCGCGCGACCCGTACCGCATCTGGATATCCGAAGTCATGCTGCAACAGACGCAGGCGGCGACGGTGATTCCTTTTTACCGACGGTTCCTCGAACAATTTCCAAACCTTGCCGCGCTCGCCGCCGCCGATGACCGAAGGTTGATGAAAGCATGGGAGGGACTTGGCTACTACGCCCGCGCGCGCCATCTGCGCGCCGCCGCGCGAACCATTCTTCGCGAGCATGGCGGCAAGCTCCCCGCATCGCCAGAGGCATTGCGACAACTGCCGGGCTTCGGGCCATACACGGCGGCGGCGGTTGCCAGCCTGGCCTTTGGCGCCGATTGCGCCGCCGTAGACGGCAACGTCCTGCGCGTGCTGGCGCGCGTCTATGCCGTTGATGCAGACATTCGCCGGGCGACGACGCGCCGTCGAGTGCAACAGCTTGCCGACGCGCTGATGCCTGCGGGCCGGGCCGGCGCGTTCAACGAAGCCTTGATGGAACTGGGCGCATTGGTCTGCAAGCCTAAACGCCCATTGTGTCACGAATGCCCCATTCGCCGCTTCTGTCGCGCCTTTCAAGAAGGCCGCGCAACGGCCTTTCCGGTGAAATCAGCGCGGCCCGCCGTGCCGCATCACGAAATCGCTATCGGCGTCGTGCATCGCCACGGCAAAGTGCTGATCGCGCTGCGCCCGGCTGAAGGGCTGCTCGGCAATCTCTGGGAGTTCCCCGGCGGCAAACGCCAGCCCGGCGAAACGCTCGCCGAATGCTGTCGCCGCGAGATTAAAGAAGAGACCGGTCTCGATGTCGAGGTCGGCGAATCGTTTGCCATTGTGCCCCATTCGTACACCCATTTTCGCATCACGCTTCACGCGTTCCACTGCCACTACCAGGGAGGCCGCGCGGCGGCGCGCCTGAGTCAGGCGGTGCGCTGGGTTAAGCCAGATGAGCTGGACAATTACGCTTTTCCGAAAGCCAACAAAGAGATCATCGCGCAACTCAAATCCGTCAAGACAGGGGAACAATTGCCGACTCGATAG
- a CDS encoding helix-turn-helix transcriptional regulator, producing MGRGKRLQPKNMGLKLKQIRDRLGYSQEQMADRLQQAVPEASIYPGHISQYEGGSREPFLVVLLAYAKIIGVSMDVLVDDEIDLPRKLPSKAKHRP from the coding sequence ATGGGACGCGGCAAGAGGCTTCAGCCTAAGAATATGGGGCTTAAGCTAAAGCAGATTCGAGACCGTTTAGGCTATTCTCAGGAGCAGATGGCTGATCGTCTACAACAGGCTGTCCCTGAAGCCTCGATCTACCCTGGTCATATTTCGCAATACGAGGGTGGTAGCAGAGAGCCTTTCCTGGTGGTTCTATTAGCCTATGCAAAGATTATAGGGGTGTCTATGGATGTGCTTGTGGATGATGAGATTGATTTGCCTAGAAAGCTGCCTAGCAAGGCAAAGCATAGACCCTAG
- the mutM gene encoding bifunctional DNA-formamidopyrimidine glycosylase/DNA-(apurinic or apyrimidinic site) lyase translates to MPELPEVETVRRSLLTRLPGRTVTEIRVRDARLRVPVAEAQLHELIAGQRVTELSRRAKYLIIHFDNRSRLIVHLGMSGQLLLVSADVPFDKHDHVIFSLDGGLELRFRDPRRFGMVVALAESELSDYAPLRRLGPEPLAADFTPDYLFARSRGSKKPVKNFLMDQQVIVGVGNIYASESLFLAGIHPLRPAGQISRERWRRLTMAVRRVLRNAIRQGGTTLSDFRDSQGNAGYFQTALRVYGRKGEPCRTCRTSIRAQVIAGRSTFFCPRCQR, encoded by the coding sequence ATGCCCGAATTGCCGGAAGTCGAAACCGTCCGCCGCAGCCTGTTGACGCGGCTGCCGGGCCGAACAGTTACTGAGATTCGCGTGCGCGACGCCAGGCTGCGCGTGCCGGTCGCCGAAGCGCAGCTCCATGAGCTGATCGCCGGCCAGCGGGTCACAGAGCTTTCGCGCCGCGCCAAATACTTGATCATTCACTTTGATAACCGCAGCCGCTTGATCGTCCATCTCGGCATGAGCGGACAGTTATTGCTGGTGTCCGCGGACGTGCCATTCGATAAGCACGACCATGTGATCTTCTCGCTCGATGGTGGGCTGGAGCTGCGCTTTCGTGATCCGCGCCGCTTCGGCATGGTCGTGGCGCTCGCCGAGTCAGAGTTGAGCGATTATGCGCCGCTCCGCCGTCTGGGGCCTGAGCCGCTCGCGGCAGACTTTACCCCCGATTATCTTTTCGCGCGCTCGCGTGGATCGAAAAAGCCTGTGAAGAATTTCCTAATGGATCAGCAGGTGATTGTTGGGGTCGGCAACATCTATGCCAGCGAATCGCTGTTTCTGGCCGGGATTCACCCGTTGCGGCCCGCGGGGCAGATCAGCCGCGAACGCTGGCGGCGGCTGACCATGGCTGTCAGGCGTGTCTTGCGCAACGCGATACGTCAGGGCGGCACGACGCTCAGCGACTTTCGCGATAGCCAGGGTAATGCCGGCTACTTTCAGACCGCCCTGCGGGTCTACGGGCGCAAAGGCGAGCCGTGCCGCACCTGCCGAACATCGATTCGCGCCCAGGTAATTGCCGGGCGCTCGACCTTCTTCTGTCCCAGATGCCAGCGATGA
- a CDS encoding aminopeptidase P family protein, whose product MMQKIATGLLLLTLALSINARTGVVRLIRADHSAQENNGSSTLWNITPPAPKIAEADRLAELAARRAEVMKRVGQRGLLILFSGVPHPYTLDVDYPFRQENNFYYLTGIKQAGATLILIPGAKTTREILFMPHRNPAAETWTGHMLSVEESRAQSGVQEVWDDAWLNGFLAVLDPRAGGILSQRGEITKFESPRLESWREEFRTLRDAIRNSEGELYLLLPLPFPNERESREFRSEQTLAAQMASTAVGLTVKNAWPIFSELRLRKSPWELRLLQHAVDITAEAFSRAYALAAPGVFEYELQAEFEYTYRRHNADWGYPCIVGGGANATTLHYETNQEALPANGLLLMDCSAEYDHYTGDVTRTIPISGKFTKEQAEIYRLVYAAQMEAIKHIRPGVRLATSGQGLNSNPIYTASADVIKEGLLRLGLITSKDNDEYRIWFMHGSTHWIGMNVHDVGDYTTPLAPGMVFTVEPGIYIRPDALDMLPKTPENEKFIAAVRPAFEKYKGIGVRIEDDVLVTEGGAKVMSAAVPSKLEEVEAVMARLKQETTPGRLRSLR is encoded by the coding sequence ATGATGCAAAAGATCGCGACCGGCTTGCTCTTGCTCACCCTGGCGTTGTCGATCAACGCGCGAACTGGCGTCGTCCGGCTCATCCGCGCGGATCATTCGGCGCAAGAGAACAATGGCTCATCAACGCTCTGGAACATCACTCCGCCCGCGCCGAAGATTGCCGAGGCCGACCGCCTGGCCGAGCTTGCCGCGCGCCGCGCCGAAGTCATGAAACGCGTCGGCCAGCGCGGGCTGCTGATTCTTTTCAGCGGCGTGCCGCACCCGTACACGCTCGATGTGGATTATCCTTTCCGGCAGGAGAATAACTTTTATTACCTGACAGGGATCAAGCAAGCCGGCGCGACCTTGATCCTCATTCCGGGTGCGAAGACGACGCGCGAGATTCTTTTCATGCCGCACCGCAATCCCGCGGCGGAAACCTGGACAGGCCACATGCTCTCGGTCGAAGAATCGCGCGCCCAGAGCGGCGTCCAGGAAGTCTGGGATGACGCATGGCTGAATGGCTTTCTTGCGGTTCTGGATCCGCGCGCCGGCGGGATACTTTCACAACGCGGCGAGATCACCAAATTCGAGAGCCCGCGCCTCGAAAGCTGGCGCGAGGAGTTTCGCACTTTGAGAGATGCGATTCGCAACAGCGAAGGCGAGCTTTACCTGCTGCTGCCGCTACCGTTCCCCAACGAACGCGAGTCGCGCGAGTTCAGATCGGAGCAGACGCTCGCCGCGCAGATGGCGTCGACGGCGGTCGGGCTGACGGTCAAGAATGCCTGGCCGATTTTTTCCGAGCTGCGCTTGCGCAAGTCACCCTGGGAATTGCGCCTGCTCCAGCATGCGGTTGATATTACTGCCGAAGCTTTTAGCCGCGCTTACGCGCTGGCGGCGCCGGGCGTCTTTGAGTACGAGTTGCAGGCCGAGTTCGAATACACCTACCGCCGCCACAACGCCGACTGGGGCTATCCGTGCATCGTCGGCGGCGGCGCCAACGCGACGACGTTGCATTACGAAACCAATCAAGAAGCGCTGCCGGCCAATGGCTTGCTGCTTATGGACTGTTCGGCTGAGTACGATCACTACACCGGCGACGTGACGCGCACGATCCCGATCAGCGGCAAATTCACGAAGGAGCAGGCGGAGATTTACCGTCTCGTTTATGCGGCGCAGATGGAAGCCATCAAGCACATACGACCCGGCGTCAGGCTTGCGACTTCGGGGCAGGGGCTGAACAGCAATCCGATCTACACGGCTTCAGCTGATGTCATCAAAGAAGGGTTGCTGCGGCTCGGGCTGATCACTTCGAAAGACAATGACGAATACCGCATCTGGTTTATGCATGGCTCGACGCACTGGATCGGCATGAACGTGCATGACGTGGGAGATTACACGACGCCGCTCGCGCCGGGGATGGTCTTCACAGTCGAGCCGGGCATCTACATACGGCCCGACGCCCTGGACATGCTGCCGAAGACGCCGGAGAACGAAAAGTTCATCGCCGCGGTGCGCCCGGCCTTCGAGAAGTACAAAGGCATCGGCGTGCGCATCGAAGACGACGTGCTGGTCACGGAAGGCGGGGCGAAGGTGATGTCCGCCGCCGTCCCTTCCAAACTCGAAGAGGTCGAAGCGGTCATGGCGCGCCTCAAGCAGGAAACGACCCCAGGCCGCCTGCGCAGCCTGAGGTAA
- a CDS encoding YkgJ family cysteine cluster protein translates to MNVTDADQPIRPTPVAAARLVQLTRKRGMSEAHFAEMLAQLGQRRAGVVVADEATDRLAETVAESLFELSVEALPDCLTCGACCAFFHQIAVLDRDPTPRRLTWMVWEAGEVSGPKTRWLRREPDRGHCIAFTGSVGEHARCAIYELRPTSCRAFEAGSDRCRAVRRAYGLEPPMSGLEWAEYAKRLRADDLSAELNHVETLNDRKAASFSGRDRLTLLGEMIDYNCAGLAEIFREAERLQSLLIGKESAAITTDAARRVNAINGELRAVTTAIARLPLIESLEPFDAAQIERASDDFLKVAAQSQAALERAARWLQAIGEEVFATFAMPLAIW, encoded by the coding sequence ATGAATGTTACCGACGCCGATCAGCCGATCAGACCGACGCCAGTCGCGGCGGCGCGGTTGGTGCAACTGACCCGCAAGCGCGGCATGAGCGAGGCGCACTTTGCCGAGATGCTCGCACAACTCGGCCAGCGGCGGGCCGGCGTCGTTGTCGCCGACGAAGCGACTGACCGGCTTGCGGAGACGGTTGCTGAAAGCCTCTTTGAGCTGAGCGTAGAGGCTCTGCCCGACTGCCTGACCTGCGGCGCTTGCTGCGCTTTCTTCCATCAAATCGCCGTGCTTGATCGTGATCCGACGCCGCGCCGTCTGACATGGATGGTGTGGGAGGCGGGCGAGGTCAGCGGGCCGAAGACGCGCTGGCTGCGGCGCGAGCCAGACCGGGGCCACTGCATCGCCTTTACGGGAAGCGTGGGCGAGCATGCCCGCTGCGCGATCTACGAATTGCGCCCGACCTCTTGCAGGGCGTTTGAAGCAGGCAGCGACCGCTGCCGGGCTGTGCGCCGCGCTTACGGATTGGAGCCGCCGATGAGCGGGCTTGAGTGGGCCGAGTATGCGAAGCGTCTTCGGGCCGATGATCTCAGCGCCGAGTTGAATCATGTGGAAACCCTCAACGACCGCAAGGCGGCGAGCTTCAGCGGACGAGACAGGCTAACCCTGCTCGGCGAGATGATCGATTACAACTGCGCTGGGCTCGCAGAGATTTTCCGCGAGGCGGAGCGGCTGCAATCCTTGCTGATCGGGAAGGAAAGCGCGGCAATCACGACCGACGCGGCGCGACGGGTAAACGCCATCAACGGAGAATTGCGGGCCGTGACCACGGCCATTGCGAGGCTGCCGCTGATTGAATCGCTTGAGCCGTTCGACGCCGCGCAGATTGAAAGGGCGAGCGACGATTTCCTTAAAGTCGCCGCCCAATCACAGGCGGCCTTAGAGCGCGCCGCACGCTGGCTACAGGCGATTGGCGAAGAGGTGTTTGCTACATTCGCAATGCCGCTGGCAATCTGGTGA
- a CDS encoding carbonic anhydrase, translating to MNRLIPVVSASDIALAYRGTPIGLLLEYHNLQRPFETYNQAQLLIGMCMDHRKHLRIPDNFAYIIRAGGANLRYSEFKVSYAIAVGGVRAIALMGHNQCGMVNLNSKRDAFINGLVQNAGWDSEYAEHHFMHFAPMFEIGNEVDFVLSEAKRLRLRYPKTLIAPLLYRIEDNLLYQLREDGI from the coding sequence ATGAACAGATTGATCCCGGTGGTATCGGCCAGCGACATCGCACTGGCTTATCGCGGAACGCCAATCGGCCTGCTGCTTGAGTATCACAACCTGCAACGCCCCTTCGAGACTTACAACCAGGCGCAACTGCTGATCGGCATGTGCATGGATCACCGCAAGCACCTGCGCATCCCCGACAACTTCGCTTACATCATTCGCGCCGGCGGCGCCAACCTGCGCTACAGCGAATTCAAAGTCTCTTACGCCATCGCCGTCGGCGGCGTCCGTGCGATTGCCTTGATGGGCCACAACCAGTGCGGCATGGTGAATCTCAACTCGAAGCGTGACGCCTTCATTAACGGGCTGGTCCAGAATGCCGGTTGGGACAGCGAGTACGCCGAGCATCACTTCATGCACTTCGCACCGATGTTCGAGATCGGCAACGAAGTGGACTTCGTTTTGAGTGAAGCAAAACGGCTGCGCCTGCGCTATCCTAAGACGTTGATCGCGCCGCTGCTCTATCGGATCGAAGACAACTTGCTTTATCAACTGCGAGAAGACGGAATTTAA
- a CDS encoding ArdC-like ssDNA-binding domain-containing protein — translation MENQTKWTELLQQAVSQPGLILKAYNAFWGYSLGNQIAAMVQCQIRGIEPGPINTYPGWQKLNRQVKKGEKAIWLCMPLTRKMKDEKSNDEQLVITTFVWKPLWFVLSQTNGEPIAMPMMAEWSKDRTLAALGIEEIPFTTTDGNVQGYAQKRQVAISPVAAMPHKTLFHELAHVELGHTAETSFSEPATTPKSLREAEAEAVAMLLCESLSLPGAEYARGYIQSWLKGEIIPEKSAMKIFGAADRILKAGQ, via the coding sequence ATGGAAAATCAGACCAAATGGACAGAGCTATTACAGCAAGCAGTCAGCCAGCCAGGATTGATCCTGAAAGCTTATAACGCATTCTGGGGCTACAGCTTAGGCAATCAGATAGCCGCTATGGTGCAATGCCAGATTAGAGGCATAGAGCCAGGGCCAATCAACACCTATCCCGGCTGGCAAAAGCTAAACAGGCAGGTAAAGAAAGGCGAGAAAGCTATATGGCTATGTATGCCACTAACCCGAAAGATGAAGGATGAAAAGAGTAATGATGAGCAGCTAGTCATTACTACCTTTGTCTGGAAGCCTCTATGGTTTGTGCTATCGCAGACTAATGGCGAGCCTATAGCAATGCCTATGATGGCTGAATGGAGCAAAGATAGAACACTAGCCGCGCTAGGCATAGAGGAAATCCCCTTTACGACCACAGACGGCAACGTGCAAGGCTATGCGCAGAAGCGGCAGGTAGCTATCTCGCCGGTCGCCGCGATGCCTCATAAAACGCTCTTTCACGAACTGGCCCACGTCGAGCTAGGCCACACGGCAGAAACCTCCTTCAGCGAACCAGCGACGACGCCCAAGAGCCTCAGGGAGGCCGAGGCGGAGGCCGTGGCGATGCTGCTGTGTGAATCCCTGAGCCTGCCAGGGGCAGAGTATGCCAGGGGCTATATCCAGTCTTGGCTCAAAGGTGAGATTATCCCTGAGAAGTCAGCCATGAAGATTTTCGGGGCTGCTGACAGGATTTTGAAGGCAGGACAATAG
- a CDS encoding radical SAM protein: MRTTSKLKIYLREFKFLAKGVLSTGHPILAHIIPMRRCNLSCTYCNEYDDVSKPVPFAVMQRRLDKLAALGTTAIIISGGEPLLHPEIDKIIARIRHHKMLACMITNGYLLTRERIETLNRAGLEYMQISIDNINPDEVSKKSLRLLDKKLQWLSELAEFKVNINSVIGGGIKTPEDALVIGKRAVELGFSSSLGIIHDGLGTLKPLKGVEREVYQEMKEIGKKGHTRVNQFQDNLADGKPNKWRCRAGARYLYICEDGLVHYCSQQRGYPGIPIEEYTPEDIRREYNTKKACAPYCTIACVHQVATFDNKRKPQTLPAKGLVARESLQTIRRVYQIEQAEKAEA; encoded by the coding sequence ATGAGAACGACAAGCAAGCTGAAGATTTATCTACGCGAATTCAAGTTTCTCGCCAAGGGCGTCTTGTCGACCGGGCACCCGATACTCGCTCATATCATCCCCATGCGGCGTTGCAACCTGAGCTGCACCTATTGCAACGAGTACGACGACGTTTCAAAGCCGGTGCCGTTCGCGGTCATGCAGCGGCGACTGGATAAGCTGGCGGCCCTCGGCACGACGGCCATCATTATTAGCGGCGGCGAGCCGCTCTTGCACCCGGAGATTGATAAGATCATCGCCCGCATCCGCCATCATAAAATGCTCGCCTGCATGATCACCAACGGCTACCTGCTGACCCGCGAGCGCATCGAGACGCTGAACCGCGCCGGCCTCGAATACATGCAGATCAGCATCGATAACATCAACCCCGACGAGGTCTCGAAAAAGAGCCTGCGCTTGCTCGACAAAAAGCTGCAATGGCTCTCGGAGCTCGCGGAGTTCAAGGTCAACATTAACTCGGTGATCGGCGGCGGCATCAAGACGCCCGAAGACGCGCTGGTGATCGGCAAGCGCGCCGTCGAGCTCGGATTTTCCAGCTCGCTCGGCATCATTCACGATGGCCTCGGCACGCTCAAGCCGCTCAAGGGCGTCGAGCGCGAGGTCTATCAGGAGATGAAGGAGATCGGCAAGAAGGGCCACACGCGCGTCAACCAGTTCCAGGACAATCTGGCCGACGGCAAACCGAATAAGTGGCGCTGTCGCGCAGGGGCGCGCTACCTCTACATCTGCGAAGACGGCCTGGTGCATTACTGCTCGCAGCAGCGCGGCTATCCCGGCATCCCGATTGAGGAGTACACCCCCGAAGACATTCGCCGCGAGTACAACACCAAGAAGGCGTGCGCGCCTTACTGCACCATCGCCTGCGTGCATCAGGTGGCGACTTTCGACAACAAGCGCAAGCCGCAGACGCTGCCGGCGAAAGGCCTCGTCGCCCGCGAATCACTGCAAACGATTCGCCGGGTTTACCAAATCGAGCAGGCGGAAAAGGCCGAAGCGTGA
- a CDS encoding glycoside hydrolase family 130 protein yields MVALGLVSLIALAAPALQSSEPWQRLNNGNPILAPQGEGFESAGVFNPAVIKKGGRFVMLYRAQDKRGTSRLGYAESADGIHFTRRPQPVLAPEAAYEKDGGVEDPRLVKIGGTYYLTYTGYNKQEAQLCLATSKDLIHWQRQGVIMPANRGRWNVGWTKSGAILTEKVNGRYWMYYMADPAKDVNEMGVAYSTDLIHWTEALDQPVLRRRAGRFDAKVVEPGPPPIMTKAGILLIYNGADEKTAYATGWVLFDRNDPTKVIARAEEPIFRVEREWEKAGQVPNVVFVEGMARDGNRWLFYYGGADQVIGVAAAPALPFP; encoded by the coding sequence ATGGTTGCGCTTGGCCTTGTCTCGCTGATCGCGCTTGCGGCTCCGGCTCTCCAATCATCCGAGCCATGGCAGCGCCTGAACAACGGCAATCCGATACTCGCGCCGCAAGGCGAGGGCTTTGAATCAGCCGGCGTCTTTAACCCCGCCGTCATCAAAAAGGGTGGCCGGTTCGTGATGCTCTACCGCGCGCAGGACAAACGCGGCACGTCACGGCTCGGCTATGCGGAGAGCGCGGACGGCATTCACTTCACGCGCCGCCCGCAGCCGGTGCTTGCGCCCGAAGCGGCTTACGAAAAGGACGGCGGCGTCGAAGACCCGCGACTGGTGAAGATCGGCGGCACCTACTACCTGACCTACACCGGCTATAACAAACAGGAAGCGCAGCTCTGCCTGGCGACCTCAAAAGACCTTATTCACTGGCAGCGGCAAGGGGTGATCATGCCGGCGAACCGCGGGCGCTGGAACGTCGGCTGGACGAAGTCGGGCGCGATCCTGACAGAGAAGGTAAACGGTCGGTACTGGATGTACTACATGGCCGACCCGGCCAAAGACGTCAACGAGATGGGCGTCGCTTACTCCACCGACTTGATTCATTGGACAGAGGCGCTCGACCAGCCGGTGCTGCGACGGCGAGCGGGACGCTTTGACGCCAAAGTCGTCGAGCCGGGGCCGCCGCCCATCATGACGAAAGCGGGCATCCTGCTAATCTACAACGGCGCGGACGAGAAGACCGCTTATGCCACCGGCTGGGTGCTGTTTGACCGCAATGATCCGACGAAGGTCATCGCCCGCGCCGAGGAGCCGATCTTTCGGGTCGAGCGCGAATGGGAGAAGGCGGGGCAGGTGCCGAACGTCGTCTTCGTCGAAGGCATGGCGCGCGATGGCAATCGCTGGCTTTTTTATTATGGCGGCGCAGACCAGGTCATCGGCGTGGCCGCCGCGCCGGCGCTCCCTTTTCCGTGA